CGCAGCCAGGCCGCGACGGTCACGGCCTGTCGGGCCTGCACTTCGGCGAGCACCTCGCTCAGGGCGCCGTCGGCGGCCGGGTAGGCGCGCAGAAGCCACTGCGTGGTGGCGGCTATGACGGGGGAAAGATCGGCGCACACGGACGAAGCACCCTCCCGATCCTGCGTGCGAAGCGTCGCAAGCGTACTCCTCCATTCGGGGATCCGGGATGACGGGGGTCACGTTCCGTCGCCTTGTTCCCGGCCCGTTCCCGTCAGCCTTTCGGACGAGTCCGGCGTGCGGCGCGCCCGGTGGTCACACAGGGTCGCGATGGGGGCGCGCATCGCCCGGCCACGTTTCCGCCGCCGCGGCGCCGGTAACCCGGTGGCGTGGCGGCGCGGTGGCGACCAACCGTTCAGGGGCCGCGGAAAGGCGGAGACTCATGGGGCACGCCGGAGACATCGTGCGGGAACTGGTCGCGGATCACCAGGAGGTGGAGGACATCTTCCAGGAGATCGAGCGGCTTCCGACCGGCGAGAAGCGCCGCAAGCTCCTGGCTGACCAGGTGACCATCGAGCTGGTCCGGCACTCGATCGCGGAGGAGACGCACCTGTATCCCGCCGTGCGCGAGCACCTCACGGACGGGGATCGCGTCGCGGACAGGGAGATCGAGGACCACACGGCCGCCGAGCGGATCATGAAGGAGCTGGAGCGGCACGACGCGGGCGATCCCGAATTCGACCGGCTGATGGACAAGTTGATGAGTGAGATCCGCAGCCACATGCAGGACGAGGAGGACAACCTCTTCCCGGCGTTGCGGATCTGCTGTTCGGAGGAGGAGCTGGAGCGGCTCGGCGACCAGGTCCGGCACGCCAAGAGGACCGCGCCGACCCGCCCGCATCCCGCCGCCCCCGACAAGCCGCCGTTCAACAGGCTGCTCGCGAGGGGCACCGGACTCGTGGACCGCGCCCGCGACCTGCTCTCGGGGCGCGGCAAGCGCTGACCGCCGCCTGTGGCGGGGAACCGCGGGCCGGTGTCGTAGCGTGTGTCCCCGGACCGAGGTTCGCCGCTGTAAGTGACGAAGTGCCATGATTTCAGGGGCACTTGATAACGG
Above is a window of Streptomyces sp. NBC_01803 DNA encoding:
- a CDS encoding hemerythrin domain-containing protein, with amino-acid sequence MGHAGDIVRELVADHQEVEDIFQEIERLPTGEKRRKLLADQVTIELVRHSIAEETHLYPAVREHLTDGDRVADREIEDHTAAERIMKELERHDAGDPEFDRLMDKLMSEIRSHMQDEEDNLFPALRICCSEEELERLGDQVRHAKRTAPTRPHPAAPDKPPFNRLLARGTGLVDRARDLLSGRGKR